One Paraburkholderia phymatum STM815 genomic window, TCGGGAGCACGCTGCACGCATACGAGTATGGCACCCCAGGTGGGGACATTAGCGCCACTGCGGCAGCATGTGCAGTCACCTTCCGCGTCACTCCGCCCCAAGTGGGGACATTGCGCGCCATCGCCTATTTACGATAAATACGCCGGTGCGCGGCCCAACATCGGCGCGCTTCGCTCGCACCCCGGAGCGATTTTGTCAGCGGACAGATCGAAAAACCGCAGGCTGCATGATGAGCAGCCGTGGATATGGACGGGGACCGTTGACCACAACCGAGCCGCAACTGCAATGCGAGCGCGCACAGACGATGAGGATCGCCAGGTAACGACAGTGTCGAAAAAATAAGAAAAACCGCGTTCGATCAACGACCTAAAACTGATAGTTGATCGACACGTCGCACACCCCATTGGTTTTCGTTTGCGTGATCGGGCTATTCGCAGCGCTGCCCAACAGACGTTTGAGCGCTCCGTCCGCGGTCACGAACCAGTGCTTATTGACGAACCAGATCATCGTTACGCCGAATCCGGCCGATTTCAGCCCGGCACTCGCGTCATACTGCGAATATCGAGACGAAGCCGCCTGCGCCGCGTTCACCCCGAACCAGCTGTTCATATATTTGGAATCGGCGAACGTTACCGACGGTCCCGCGAACCAATAGAAGCTCTCCGAACTGCCCGGAAGCGGCATGTAGGCCCCGAAATCCGCGACCCAGCCATTCGATCCACCGAAGCTGCGTGTGACGGCGCCCCGGAAAACGAGCGGAAACTCCTTCGAAATTACGTACTCTCCAGCCAGCTTCACTTCGGGCGCCGGGTTGATGTTGCCCATCCCATCGAGTCGGGTGGGATCGTCGTGCGCACGCCTGCCCAGGTCATATACGGCCGCAATGCTCACGCGCCAGTTGTCGCCCTGGAGCACGTTGACGCCCAGTCCTTCGCCCGTCGAAAGAAAAGCTAGATCCTTGTAGCGAATATCGGTGCTTGGCCCGACCAGAGTGTGATAGCGATCCGAGCCGTCATAACGCGGTTCGAACGTTGCGCCAATGCCGAGCCGGACTTCCCAGTCAGGTCGATTGGGTCGGAACAACTTTTCCAGCGGGATTCCTGCCGAGTATTGCCACTCGCCGAGCGGCGAGGGCGTTTGCGCGAAGGCCACCGGTGGGTGGCAGATCAAATAGGCGAGGCTGGCGTAGACGGGTAGCTTGGTCATGTCGACGAACGTCTTGGGTTGCGAGTCCGCGGCCGCGGCACGTTGCTGCCATGTTTAAGGTTGTCCAATTCACAACGATGATCCGGCGGCAGGTCAGCAAACGCCGTACCTGCCCCGTTTTGACTTGCCGCATATCAGCATGAACCAAATCTCGGATTCCCGCCGCCGATGGCTATATATATAGTTGTCTTGCTAATCAAATAGTGCGCCATTCATGTTCGCTCAATGCCTGTATTTCAACGCGTCCGCGCTTGCTCGTCTGGTCGAGCGGGAATGGGCCGAGATCTACGGCGATCTTGGATTAACACCTGCTCAAGGCTATGTGCTGCGTGTCGTCCTGTCGAAGCCGGGTTGTCTTGGCAGCGAGATTGCGGACACATTGAGCATCGCCCGGCCAACGGCGACGCGGCTCATCGACAACCTGGCGAGGAAGAAGCTCGTTGAACGACGGCAGGGCAAGTCGGATGCCCGCGAGCGGGGCGTGTATCCGACACGTTCAGGCAAGGCGTTGAACGCAGCGATCAGCGACGCAAGCGCGCAGATCACCCGCCGTCTCAAAGTGCATATTGGCGCGGAAGTCTTCGAGAGCACCATTGCCGGCATGCGCAAGATGCGCGAGGCCCTCAAGTAATCGCGCTCGCGCATCGATCCCACCGCCGGCACCTGACAATTTCATTCGATGGAATTGTCGGAGGGCCATGAACAGTCAATTCAGCGGCGGGCGCTTTATCCACGAGCGCTGCATTTGTACAGTCCAGACTCGAATCTCTGATCTTCGTCGATCGCCCCGGTCGACGCTTCTACAGAAGCGCAACGATGGACTATCTGCAGTCACTCAGGATGTTTGTAAAGGTCGCGGAGCTGGGCAGCTTCACGGGCGCAGCGGATCAACTGAAGGTATCGAGCGCCGTCGCGACGCGCAGCGTAGCGTCCCTCGAGGAGCGCCTCGATGCGCGTCTGCTCCAGCGCACCACGCGCAGCGTGACGCTGACGGAAGCAGGGCGGCTGTTTCTGGATCGCGTCAGGACGATCGTCGACGATATCGACGACGTCGAGGGCGGACTGCTCGCCGCCACAGGGGTGCCGTCGGGTACGTTGCGCATCGCGGTGCAAGGCAGCGTGGGTGCAGGGTATCTCGCGAAGCTGCTGAGCGCGTACACCGAACGCCATCCGCGCGTCGTGCCGCAGGTGATATTCGCGGACGGTCCAATCAGCCTTGTCGAAGGACGCTTCGACGCGGCGCTGACGAACGACACCTATCCGCATGCCGGTTCGGTCGTCGTGCGGGCGTTCGCGCATCTGAAGATGACGCTCGTTGCGTCGCCGCGTTATACGCCGGGCATACACCGCATCGCCAATCTGACGGACATCGATCCGCTTGTGATGTTGACTCTCGACGACGGCACGACAGGCACCGAGCACGATCCTGTGCGTCGATGGCTCGACACGCATACCGCGCACGCGACCCGGATTCATGCAAACAACAGCGACATGCTGCGTCGCATGGCGATTGAAGGCATGGGCGTCGCGCTGGTGCCTGCCGTGCTCGTCGAGGACGACCTCGACGACGGCTCGCTCGTGCCGGTATCGTCGGAAACCGCGTTGCCATCGATGGGACTGTCAGTCGCGTACGGCAGCCGCCGCAATCTCGCACCGAACGTGCGCGCGCTTGTTGATCTGCTGGTCGAGCAGGCGGGTTATGAGCGGCTGCCCGTTCCGCTCAGACACGACGATGCCGCGCTCGTATCTGGCAATTAGCCGCTACGCGTGCGATGAAACCGGTGCAGGGCTTTCTTG contains:
- a CDS encoding MipA/OmpV family protein, whose protein sequence is MTKLPVYASLAYLICHPPVAFAQTPSPLGEWQYSAGIPLEKLFRPNRPDWEVRLGIGATFEPRYDGSDRYHTLVGPSTDIRYKDLAFLSTGEGLGVNVLQGDNWRVSIAAVYDLGRRAHDDPTRLDGMGNINPAPEVKLAGEYVISKEFPLVFRGAVTRSFGGSNGWVADFGAYMPLPGSSESFYWFAGPSVTFADSKYMNSWFGVNAAQAASSRYSQYDASAGLKSAGFGVTMIWFVNKHWFVTADGALKRLLGSAANSPITQTKTNGVCDVSINYQF
- a CDS encoding MarR family winged helix-turn-helix transcriptional regulator; the protein is MFAQCLYFNASALARLVEREWAEIYGDLGLTPAQGYVLRVVLSKPGCLGSEIADTLSIARPTATRLIDNLARKKLVERRQGKSDARERGVYPTRSGKALNAAISDASAQITRRLKVHIGAEVFESTIAGMRKMREALK
- a CDS encoding LysR family transcriptional regulator — its product is MDYLQSLRMFVKVAELGSFTGAADQLKVSSAVATRSVASLEERLDARLLQRTTRSVTLTEAGRLFLDRVRTIVDDIDDVEGGLLAATGVPSGTLRIAVQGSVGAGYLAKLLSAYTERHPRVVPQVIFADGPISLVEGRFDAALTNDTYPHAGSVVVRAFAHLKMTLVASPRYTPGIHRIANLTDIDPLVMLTLDDGTTGTEHDPVRRWLDTHTAHATRIHANNSDMLRRMAIEGMGVALVPAVLVEDDLDDGSLVPVSSETALPSMGLSVAYGSRRNLAPNVRALVDLLVEQAGYERLPVPLRHDDAALVSGN